A genomic window from Glycine max cultivar Williams 82 chromosome 17, Glycine_max_v4.0, whole genome shotgun sequence includes:
- the LOC100786963 gene encoding protein CLMP1 — MGKSGGRRKKGGSNSNQGGAVDNSGSGAAAAPTANGGVEVLDSSIFLKKANELKEEGNKRFQNKDYAGALEQYESALRLIPKTHPDRAVFHSNRAACLMQMKPIDYEAVIVECTMALQVQPRFVRALLRRARAFEAVGKYEMAVQDVQFLLAADPGNRDALEIAQRLRTALGPRQEAQQDLHSRPSPAALGASAVRGAPIAGLGPCLPARPVGKKGANSVVGSVVLPNNNKPDKSQPVLPTENGPDTKSQLPKLVLKPSNGSVKPPNRKKEDHKELSSTIHGQRLEVAVRWRPLKLVYDHDIRLAQMPVNCHFRVLRDVVSKRFPSSSSVLIKYKDCDGDLVTITSTDELRLAESSVDSHLMKEPGEDKSDSVAMLRLHIVEVSPEQEPPLLEEEEEKPVENEGVMGEESGSHSSLSESVSEVADTEVDKTAKDTPKEKPGTTGDTECKEVEMDDWLFEFAQLFRSHVGIDPDAHLDLHELGMELCSEALEETVTSEEAQDLFDKAASKFQEVAALAFFNWGNVHMCAARKRIPLDESAGKEVVAEQLQVAYEWVKEKYSLAREKYEEALSIKPDFYEGLLALGQQQFEMAKLHWSFALAKKIDLSGWDSKETLQLFDSAEEKMKAATDMWEKLEEQRAKELKDPNATKKEELLRRRKKQGATEGESSSVGGQGEISAEEAAEQAAVMRSQIHLFWGNMLFERSQVECKLGMTGWKENLDAATERFKLAGASEADVSMVLKNHCSNGDAKDGDDKKVENPQHNKTVKPEINNANQV, encoded by the coding sequence ATGGGGAAATCAGGGGGTAGAAGAAAGAAGGGTGGTTCGAACTCAAACCAAGGTGGTGCGGTTGATAATTCGGGTTCAGGTGCAGCAGCAGCCCCAACGGCTAACGGTGGGGTGGAGGTGTTGGATTCGTCGATATTTTTGAAGAAGGCGAATGAGCTGAAAGAAGAAGGGAATAAGAGGTTTCAGAACAAGGACTATGCGGGTGCTCTTGAACAGTACGAGAGTGCTCTTCGTTTAATCCCCAAAACGCACCCTGACAGAGCCGTTTTCCACAGCAACAGGGCCGCGTGTTTGATGCAGATGAAGCCCATTGATTATGAAGCTGTCATTGTGGAGTGCACCATGGCGCTTCAGGTCCAGCCACGCTTTGTCCGGGCACTTCTCCGCCGGGCTCGGGCGTTCGAGGCCGTTGGAAAGTATGAAATGGCTGTGCAAGATGTGCAGTTCTTGCTGGCAGCTGATCCTGGTAACCGCGATGCCTTGGAGATTGCCCAGAGATTGAGGACTGCATTGGGGCCACGCCAAGAGGCCCAGCAGGACCTCCACAGTCGCCCCTCCCCGGCTGCACTTGGCGCTTCGGCTGTCCGTGGTGCCCCTATTGCTGGATTAGGGCCTTGTTTGCCAGCTCGGCCTGTGGGAAAGAAGGGAGCAAATTCGGTGGTTGGATCTGTTGTGTTGCCTAATAATAACAAGCCAGACAAGTCACAGCCAGTTTTGCCAACCGAGAATGGTCCTGACACCAAGTCCCAGTTGCCAAAACTGGTATTGAAGCCTTCAAATGGTTCTGTGAAGCCACCTAACCGTAAAAAGGAAGATCACAAGGAACTGTCATCGACCATTCATGGGCAGCGTTTGGAGGTTGCAGTTCGGTGGAGACCATTGAAACTTGTTTATGATCATGACATTAGGCTTGCCCAGATGCCGGTCAATTGCCATTTTAGAGTACTAAGGGATGTAGTAAGCAAAAGATTTCCTTCGTCAAGTTCTGTTCTGATCAAGTATAAGGATTGTGATGGTGATTTGGTTACTATAACCTCTACTGATGAACTCAGATTGGCAGAGTCTAGTGTTGATAGCCATCTCATGAAAGAACCCGGGGAAGATAAAAGTGATTCTGTAGCAATGCTGAGACTGCATATTGTTGAAGTTAGTCCAGAGCAGGAGCCTCCTTTGttggaagaagaggaagaaaaaccAGTTGAGAATGAAGGGGTCATGGGAGAAGAGAGTGGATCTCATTCTTCTCTCAGTGAATCTGTCTCTGAAGTTGCTGATACCGAGGTTGATAAGACTGCGAAGGATACTCCAAAGGAAAAGCCAGGAACCACAGGAGATACTGAATGCAAAGAAGTGGAGATGGATGATTGGTTGTTTGAGTTTGCTCAACTTTTCCGCTCTCATGTTGGTATTGATCCAGATGCCCATCTTGACTTGCATGAGCTTGGGATGGAACTTTGTTCTGAGGCACTTGAGGAAACAGTTACTAGTGAGGAGGCTCAGGATCTATTTGACAAGGCAGCTTCAAAATTTCAGGAGGTGGCTGCTTTGGCTTTCTTCAACTGGGGTAATGTTCACATGTGTGCAGCTAGGAAGCGGATTCCCCTGGATGAGTCAGCTGGGAAGGAGGTAGTGGCAGAGCAGCTTCAAGTGGCTTATGAATGGGTCAAGGAAAAGTATTCTTTAGCAAGAGAGAAGTATGAGGAAGCACTCTCGATCAAACCAGACTTTTATGAGGGATTGTTGGCTCTGGGGCAGCAACAATTTGAAATGGCTAAACTTCATTGGTCTTTTGCACTTGCTAAGAAGATAGATCTATCAGGCTGGGATTCTAAGGAGACACTTCAACTTTTTGACAGTGCAGAGGAGAAGATGAAAGCTGCAACAGATATGTGGGAAAAACTGGAGGAACAGAGGGCAAAAGAGCTAAAGGACCCAAATGCAACCAAGAAAGAAGAATtattgagaagaagaaagaaacaagGTGCTACTGAAGGTGAGTCCTCAAGTGTTGGAGGTCAGGGTGAAATATCTGCAGAAGAAGCTGCCGAGCAAGCAGCTGTCATGAGATCACAAATTCACCTCTTCTGGGGTAATATGCTTTTTGAAAGATCCCAAGTTGAATGCAAATTGGGAATGACTGGATGGAAGGAAAACCTGGATGCTGCAACTGAACGCTTTAAGCTTGCAGGAGCTTCTGAGGCTGATGTTTCGATGGTTCTGAAGAATCATTGCTCAAATGGAGATGCAAAAGATGGAGATGATAAAAAGGTTGAGAACCCACAGCACAATAAGACTGTTAAACCAGAGATCAACAATGCTAATCAAGTATGA